A single region of the Parasphingorhabdus litoris DSM 22379 genome encodes:
- a CDS encoding ATP-dependent DNA helicase codes for MTDGTSPYPSLAYPALHASHSGIWICGSDGVSRAIGKGEAIGCVAETPHILLNAPLMGQRLGYPDLSGLDLLELFAFIHPAQFVVPTPAGLAKTLGLEPPAQEADIASLYREAASHLLAGLEAPHWAEREGAWSSAQALYRLRWPWAGEVSRRLEKPSQNERWLFSKLEEWEEETSRPAPHSVTLDESATLAQLGALTGKGSEEREGQKSYAAAVAKIFNPRRAKGIPNMLLAEAGTGIGKTLGYLAPASLWSAEAGGAVWISTFTKALQRQLDRETRRIYPDENIFRKKVVVRKGRENYLCLLNLEDALQGGFAGRAAILAHLVARWAAYSKDGDMVGGDLPGWLTTLFRRNGSTALTDRRGECVYAGCPHYRKCFIEKAARASQQADIVIANHALVMVNAARGREQQNAPTRLIFDEGHHLFDAADSMFAARLSGQEAIEIRRWVIGPESKNRGRRRGLAARLGDLASYDDEGGRAIESARHAAEALPSDGWLQRLSESEPFGPVEALLGEVRHMVFARDESQSADAGYGLETELTDVEGPMIDAVANAAEAIDALLKPLVRLGQRIEHLIEEGPDWMDAPARARMEGALSSLGWRCDTLSGWLALLSRIGGPADPDFVDWLMIDRFEGREYDIGICRHWLDPTIPVTEVVTKPAHGLMITSATLKGGGDWETARARSGAVHLDQTVQEFEVPSPFNYADQAKVIIVTDVKRGDMAGLAGAYAQLIEASGGGTLGLFTAIRRLRTVYARIADRMAQSGLPIYAQHVDPIDTGTLVDIFRDDPKASLLGTDALRDGVDVPGRSLRLVVMESVPWPRPDILHKARRLAGGGSAYDDRIIRARLAQAFGRIIRRADDHGHFVILSSAFPSRLLTAFPEGAPIERMPLAQALAEIKAAKTKTVQSSLSPDISFGHDAPQRDRMDDKSGGL; via the coding sequence TTGACGGACGGCACATCCCCCTATCCTTCGCTGGCCTATCCCGCGCTCCATGCCAGTCATAGCGGCATCTGGATTTGCGGCAGCGACGGCGTATCCCGTGCAATTGGGAAGGGCGAGGCGATTGGCTGTGTCGCGGAGACCCCGCATATCCTGCTCAACGCACCGCTTATGGGGCAGCGATTGGGCTATCCTGATCTGTCCGGTCTTGATCTGCTGGAGCTGTTTGCTTTCATTCATCCGGCACAATTTGTCGTGCCCACGCCAGCCGGTCTGGCCAAGACCCTTGGTCTTGAACCGCCCGCTCAGGAAGCCGATATCGCGTCCCTATACCGGGAGGCCGCCAGCCACCTGTTGGCTGGACTGGAAGCGCCCCATTGGGCGGAACGCGAAGGCGCGTGGAGCAGCGCGCAGGCGCTCTATCGGCTGCGCTGGCCTTGGGCAGGAGAAGTATCCAGGCGCCTTGAAAAGCCAAGTCAAAACGAACGTTGGCTATTTTCCAAGCTCGAAGAATGGGAAGAAGAAACGTCGCGCCCTGCCCCGCATTCAGTAACCTTGGACGAATCCGCAACGCTGGCGCAGCTTGGCGCTTTAACCGGCAAAGGATCGGAAGAACGCGAAGGTCAGAAAAGCTATGCCGCCGCCGTCGCCAAAATTTTCAACCCGCGCCGGGCAAAGGGGATTCCCAATATGCTGCTCGCCGAAGCAGGGACTGGCATCGGCAAAACCCTCGGCTATCTCGCGCCGGCATCTCTTTGGTCCGCAGAGGCCGGTGGTGCGGTTTGGATTTCCACCTTCACCAAGGCGCTGCAACGGCAACTCGACCGCGAAACCAGGCGCATTTACCCGGACGAAAATATCTTCCGCAAGAAGGTCGTCGTTCGCAAAGGGCGCGAAAATTATCTCTGCCTGCTCAATCTGGAAGACGCGCTGCAAGGCGGCTTTGCCGGTCGGGCTGCGATCCTCGCCCATCTTGTCGCGCGCTGGGCGGCCTATAGTAAAGACGGCGATATGGTGGGCGGCGACTTGCCGGGATGGCTGACGACTCTTTTCCGACGCAATGGCTCTACAGCCCTGACCGATCGGCGCGGGGAATGCGTCTATGCGGGCTGTCCACATTATCGCAAATGTTTCATTGAAAAAGCCGCACGGGCGAGTCAGCAGGCCGATATTGTAATTGCCAACCACGCGCTGGTCATGGTCAACGCTGCGCGCGGACGGGAACAGCAGAACGCCCCCACGCGGCTGATTTTCGACGAAGGCCATCATCTGTTCGACGCGGCGGATTCCATGTTTGCCGCGCGCCTCTCGGGGCAGGAAGCGATTGAGATACGCCGCTGGGTAATCGGTCCGGAAAGCAAGAACCGCGGACGAAGGCGCGGATTGGCAGCCCGGCTTGGCGACCTCGCCTCCTATGACGATGAAGGTGGCCGTGCGATTGAAAGCGCGCGCCATGCCGCCGAAGCGCTGCCTAGCGACGGCTGGTTGCAGCGCTTGTCCGAAAGCGAACCATTCGGACCAGTAGAGGCGCTGCTCGGCGAGGTCCGCCACATGGTTTTCGCCCGCGACGAAAGTCAGAGCGCGGATGCTGGCTATGGTCTCGAAACCGAGCTGACCGATGTCGAAGGGCCGATGATTGACGCGGTCGCCAATGCAGCCGAAGCGATTGATGCGCTGCTCAAGCCGTTGGTACGGCTTGGCCAGCGGATTGAACATCTGATCGAGGAAGGTCCGGACTGGATGGATGCCCCGGCAAGGGCACGCATGGAGGGTGCCTTGTCGAGCCTTGGTTGGCGCTGCGACACCTTGTCCGGCTGGCTCGCCTTGTTGTCGCGCATTGGTGGTCCAGCGGATCCGGATTTTGTCGACTGGCTGATGATCGACCGGTTTGAAGGCCGCGAATATGATATCGGCATCTGCCGCCACTGGCTTGACCCGACAATTCCGGTCACTGAAGTGGTCACCAAGCCAGCGCACGGCCTGATGATCACATCGGCGACGCTGAAAGGCGGCGGCGACTGGGAGACAGCCCGGGCGCGCAGTGGCGCGGTACACCTGGATCAGACAGTACAGGAGTTTGAGGTGCCCAGCCCGTTCAATTATGCGGATCAGGCCAAGGTCATCATCGTCACCGATGTGAAGCGCGGGGATATGGCTGGGCTGGCCGGAGCATATGCGCAGCTGATCGAAGCGTCGGGCGGCGGCACGCTCGGCCTGTTCACCGCCATTCGGCGGCTACGCACCGTCTATGCCCGCATTGCCGACCGCATGGCGCAAAGCGGTTTGCCGATCTACGCGCAGCATGTTGATCCCATCGATACCGGCACGCTGGTAGATATTTTCCGCGATGATCCAAAGGCCAGCCTGCTCGGCACCGATGCTTTGCGTGACGGTGTGGACGTACCGGGACGCAGCCTGCGTCTTGTCGTGATGGAATCCGTACCCTGGCCGCGCCCGGACATATTGCACAAGGCCCGGCGCCTGGCGGGCGGCGGCAGCGCTTATGACGACCGGATCATCCGCGCGCGTTTAGCGCAAGCCTTTGGCCGGATCATCCGCCGCGCCGACGATCATGGGCATTTCGTGATCCTGTCATCCGCTTTTCCATCCCGCCTTTTGACCGCTTTTCCCGAGGGCGCGCCGATTGAACGGATGCCACTCGCACAGGCTCTGGCAGAAATAAAAGCGGCTAAAACCAAAACTGTGCAATCCAGTCTTTCCCCTGACATATCTTTCGGGCATGACGCTCCGCAGAGGGACAGGATGGACGATAAATCGGGCGGACTATGA
- a CDS encoding SixA phosphatase family protein, with amino-acid sequence MKKLTLLRHAKSSWDDPVARDFDRPLNDKGKRAAAIMGKFIKRNNLAFDQILASPAVRVIETLEHVEPASGLSFEPQWDRKIYLASSVTLMDVLRGAKPDADHVLMVGHNPGLEDLIFDLVPDDGSSEARGEVEVKYPTAALAEMTLNIDNWSDIKDSCAALDRFTRPRDLDPELGPDYV; translated from the coding sequence ATGAAAAAATTGACACTGTTGCGGCACGCAAAATCCAGCTGGGATGACCCCGTAGCCAGAGATTTCGACCGACCGCTAAATGACAAAGGCAAACGCGCCGCTGCGATCATGGGCAAATTTATCAAGCGCAATAATCTCGCCTTTGACCAGATCCTCGCCTCGCCCGCTGTTCGAGTTATCGAAACTTTGGAGCATGTGGAGCCAGCCAGCGGTCTGTCTTTCGAACCGCAATGGGATCGCAAAATCTATCTCGCGTCTTCGGTCACGTTGATGGATGTACTGCGCGGCGCCAAACCGGACGCCGACCATGTGCTGATGGTCGGCCATAACCCGGGCCTGGAAGACCTGATCTTTGATCTGGTGCCCGATGATGGATCATCCGAAGCCCGCGGCGAAGTGGAGGTTAAATATCCCACGGCTGCCCTCGCGGAGATGACCCTGAACATCGACAATTGGTCAGACATTAAAGACAGTTGCGCCGCTCTGGACCGGTTCACGCGGCCCCGCGATCTGGATCCGGAATTAGGACCGGATTACGTTTAG
- a CDS encoding NnrU family protein, with translation MGALIAGVLLWSIVHLVKSVAPGLRTNIRAKIGEGPHQGLVAVLIITAIALMVYGWRTAQYEFVYDPPTWGRHLNMLLMVFAIFLFGAAQGKSQIKQFIRHPMLTGMLIWAAGHLLANGDSRSVVLFGGLGLWALISIFTVSRNEGAWVKPTETATVGREILGFVIALVLYAILFGMHRFYAGVALAGPNAPGFS, from the coding sequence ATGGGTGCATTGATCGCGGGCGTGTTGCTCTGGAGCATCGTTCATCTCGTCAAATCGGTGGCTCCAGGTCTTAGAACCAACATAAGAGCGAAGATCGGCGAAGGCCCGCATCAGGGGCTGGTGGCCGTGCTGATCATCACTGCGATAGCCTTAATGGTTTATGGTTGGCGCACCGCCCAATATGAATTCGTCTATGATCCCCCGACATGGGGCCGGCATCTCAATATGCTATTGATGGTCTTTGCAATTTTCCTGTTCGGCGCCGCGCAAGGCAAATCCCAGATCAAGCAATTTATCCGCCACCCGATGCTGACCGGGATGCTCATCTGGGCCGCCGGGCATTTGCTCGCCAATGGTGACAGTCGCTCGGTGGTCTTGTTTGGCGGCCTCGGCCTCTGGGCATTGATTTCCATCTTTACCGTTTCCCGCAACGAAGGCGCTTGGGTGAAGCCAACCGAAACAGCCACTGTCGGCCGCGAGATACTGGGCTTTGTCATCGCGCTAGTGCTTTATGCGATCCTGTTCGGAATGCATCGCTTCTATGCTGGTGTCGCTCTGGCGGGTCCTAACGCGCCCGGATTTTCGTAA
- a CDS encoding M28 family metallopeptidase has product MSGLLLSGLLQSCVSPHRTVTTAENARSASSATIKAHMAFLADDLMEGREAGTVGEARSALYIATQFEALGLSPAGDKGGFFQAVPLRAAQLDMSDFEFSVRGAGRRQLFENGGDVAVSASFADTNLSINGDVIFAGHGIIAPELGLDDYEGLDVAGKVVAVIGGPPPFLPSEEAAYFGSSNQKRLMAEARGAIGVIIIWTPALEKRYPFDLFKTGFDSWNMTWITRAKKPKIEAPQIALRAFVRGNAAEALFEGTPITAAEAIAQSKDGSVKGFALKTSVALSLQTKHDDTRQSQNVAALLPGSDPALSNETIVLTAHYDHVGICSPEEEDKICNGALDNAIGTALMLDVARILAAQKEAPARPILFLAVGAEEKGLLGSDYFVTFPTVPRENIIANVNLDGAFPFYDFGDVIAFGAEQSQMGEQLEQAIIPMGLTLAPDPFPEQGIFTRSDQYSFVKRGIPALFLYNGFTDTDGQNKGQAVWDTFLAEHYHKPTDDLSLPIDYKVSAKFSDVFRLLTLKVANAPAAPLWYDDSVFGKRFAADQPKAQREP; this is encoded by the coding sequence ATGTCGGGTCTGTTGTTGTCGGGCCTGTTACAGTCATGCGTTTCGCCTCATCGCACGGTAACCACCGCTGAAAATGCAAGGAGCGCGAGTTCAGCCACTATCAAAGCGCATATGGCGTTTCTCGCTGATGACCTTATGGAAGGGCGTGAGGCAGGAACAGTCGGCGAAGCCCGATCTGCCTTGTATATCGCAACCCAGTTTGAGGCCCTTGGCCTCAGCCCGGCAGGAGACAAGGGTGGTTTTTTCCAAGCGGTCCCTCTTCGCGCAGCACAGTTGGACATGTCGGATTTTGAATTCTCTGTCCGCGGAGCTGGGCGGCGACAGCTTTTTGAAAATGGGGGTGATGTTGCTGTATCAGCGAGCTTTGCTGACACCAACTTATCTATCAATGGAGATGTCATATTCGCGGGGCATGGGATTATCGCTCCGGAGTTGGGACTTGATGATTATGAAGGCCTGGATGTAGCCGGTAAAGTCGTTGCTGTTATTGGCGGTCCACCGCCCTTCTTGCCGTCTGAAGAAGCGGCCTATTTTGGTTCCTCAAACCAAAAACGCCTCATGGCCGAAGCGCGCGGTGCAATCGGCGTAATCATCATTTGGACACCGGCACTAGAAAAACGATATCCTTTTGATCTTTTTAAAACCGGTTTTGACTCCTGGAATATGACATGGATAACAAGGGCCAAAAAACCGAAAATCGAAGCACCGCAAATCGCCTTGAGAGCGTTCGTCCGTGGTAATGCCGCAGAGGCGCTTTTCGAGGGAACACCAATCACAGCTGCTGAGGCAATTGCTCAAAGCAAAGACGGTTCGGTCAAGGGATTTGCATTGAAGACGAGTGTCGCGCTGTCATTGCAAACGAAACATGATGACACTCGGCAGTCGCAGAATGTAGCCGCGTTGTTACCAGGCTCAGACCCGGCACTATCCAACGAAACCATAGTGCTGACAGCGCACTATGATCATGTTGGTATTTGCTCCCCCGAAGAAGAAGATAAAATCTGCAATGGCGCATTGGACAATGCGATTGGTACCGCGCTCATGTTGGATGTTGCCCGCATTTTGGCCGCGCAAAAAGAAGCGCCCGCCAGACCGATCTTGTTTTTGGCGGTCGGCGCTGAGGAAAAAGGCCTTCTTGGCTCCGATTACTTCGTTACGTTTCCCACGGTGCCAAGGGAGAATATTATCGCGAACGTTAACCTGGATGGCGCATTTCCTTTTTATGATTTTGGCGACGTCATCGCCTTTGGCGCGGAACAATCCCAAATGGGAGAACAGCTTGAGCAGGCAATTATACCAATGGGCTTGACCCTCGCTCCAGACCCGTTCCCAGAGCAGGGTATATTCACTCGTTCGGACCAATATTCCTTTGTAAAACGGGGAATACCGGCGCTATTTCTCTATAATGGTTTTACCGACACAGACGGTCAGAACAAAGGCCAGGCTGTCTGGGATACATTTCTCGCAGAACATTATCACAAGCCGACAGATGATTTGTCATTACCGATCGATTACAAAGTATCGGCCAAGTTTTCAGACGTGTTTCGTTTGCTTACGCTGAAGGTCGCCAATGCGCCGGCCGCTCCGCTATGGTATGACGATAGTGTGTTTGGGAAACGCTTTGCTGCGGATCAACCTAAAGCGCAGCGCGAGCCTTAG
- a CDS encoding lysine--tRNA ligase gives MTDYREAAQQSKAWPFEEARKLLKRYRGERGAPAPKPGGEPMLFETGYGPSGLPHIGTFNEVLRTTMVRRAYETLTGNPTRLIAFSDDMDGFRKVPTNVPHQDMLAEHLHKPLTQVPDPFGKYESFAAHNNAMLREFLDRFGFDYEFMSSTQQYTSGAFDETLKLVLARNQQILDIMLPTLGKERQVTYSPILPISPKTGHVLQVPVEIVDAEAGIVRFEDDGEMIEHNALTGGAKLQWKVDWAMRWVALGVDYEMYGKDLTDSGVQSGKIAKVLGARKPDGLIYEMFLDEKGEKISKSKGNGLSLDEWLRYGSENSLAFYIYREPKSAKQLHMGVIPKAVDEYFQFRANWHEQTPDKQLGNAVHHVHGGDVPSDTIPVTFGLLLNLVGVMGDADREQIWGYLRQYAPDATPEKYPDLDELIGNAMAYHKDFIAPTLYRRKPAGVEVAALERLDSELAALPNDAAAEDIQTIVYTIGKEGGFDNLRDWFKALYETLLGSSQGPRMGSFIALYGIDNTRKLIAEALA, from the coding sequence GTGACCGATTATCGTGAAGCAGCACAGCAATCCAAAGCATGGCCATTTGAAGAAGCCCGCAAATTGCTCAAACGCTATCGCGGTGAGCGTGGTGCGCCAGCGCCTAAGCCTGGTGGCGAGCCCATGTTGTTCGAAACCGGCTATGGCCCGTCCGGCCTGCCGCATATCGGTACATTTAACGAGGTCTTGCGGACAACCATGGTCCGTCGTGCCTATGAAACATTGACGGGTAACCCGACGCGGCTGATCGCCTTTTCCGACGATATGGACGGCTTTCGCAAAGTACCGACCAATGTCCCGCATCAGGATATGCTGGCCGAACATCTGCACAAGCCATTGACGCAGGTGCCAGACCCGTTCGGGAAATATGAGAGCTTTGCGGCGCATAATAACGCCATGCTGCGCGAGTTTCTCGACCGCTTTGGCTTTGACTATGAGTTCATGTCTTCAACCCAACAATATACGTCCGGCGCCTTTGACGAGACGTTGAAGCTCGTGCTGGCGCGCAATCAGCAGATATTGGATATCATGCTGCCTACGCTCGGCAAGGAACGGCAGGTAACCTATTCGCCGATTCTACCGATCAGCCCGAAAACCGGACATGTCTTGCAAGTCCCGGTCGAGATTGTCGACGCGGAAGCGGGCATTGTCCGCTTTGAAGATGATGGCGAGATGATCGAGCATAATGCGCTGACTGGCGGTGCCAAACTGCAATGGAAAGTCGACTGGGCAATGCGTTGGGTCGCTCTGGGCGTCGACTATGAAATGTATGGCAAGGATTTGACCGACAGCGGCGTGCAGTCCGGCAAGATTGCCAAGGTGCTGGGTGCGCGCAAGCCTGATGGCCTGATCTATGAAATGTTTCTTGATGAAAAAGGCGAGAAGATTTCGAAGTCCAAAGGCAATGGTTTGTCACTGGACGAATGGCTCCGCTATGGTTCCGAGAACAGCCTTGCTTTCTATATCTACCGTGAACCCAAATCAGCCAAGCAGCTGCATATGGGCGTGATTCCCAAAGCCGTGGATGAGTATTTTCAGTTCCGCGCCAATTGGCATGAGCAGACGCCCGACAAGCAGTTGGGCAACGCCGTGCACCATGTCCATGGCGGTGATGTGCCATCGGATACGATACCGGTAACGTTCGGATTGCTGCTGAACTTGGTCGGCGTCATGGGTGATGCAGATCGCGAACAGATATGGGGTTATTTGCGCCAATATGCGCCCGATGCGACGCCGGAAAAATATCCAGATCTGGATGAGCTGATCGGCAATGCGATGGCTTATCACAAGGATTTCATCGCCCCGACCCTATATCGCCGAAAACCAGCTGGCGTGGAAGTTGCGGCGCTGGAACGGCTGGACAGCGAGCTTGCTGCATTGCCTAATGATGCTGCGGCTGAAGATATCCAGACGATTGTTTATACCATCGGCAAAGAGGGCGGTTTCGACAACCTGCGCGACTGGTTCAAGGCGCTGTACGAGACATTGCTGGGCAGCTCCCAAGGACCACGCATGGGCAGCTTCATTGCTCTCTACGGTATTGATAATACGCGCAAACTGATAGCGGAGGCGCTGGCATGA